One window of Candidatus Nitrospira kreftii genomic DNA carries:
- a CDS encoding hypothetical protein (conserved exported protein of unknown function), translated as MRILFSTMVSALGLCVGMAHAGSPETKSLSSWGDPIPANQLETQRGGTDTGPLTINANILKAKLYDNAAVDNVTGNNSINGNAFAGASGLPIVIQNSGNNVIIQSGTVLNLTLK; from the coding sequence ATGCGTATCCTTTTCTCAACAATGGTGAGTGCCCTTGGGCTCTGTGTTGGTATGGCGCATGCCGGCTCACCGGAGACGAAGAGCCTCTCATCTTGGGGTGATCCCATCCCCGCGAATCAGCTGGAAACCCAACGTGGGGGAACCGATACCGGTCCCCTCACGATCAACGCGAACATCTTGAAGGCCAAGCTGTACGATAATGCGGCTGTCGACAATGTGACTGGCAATAATTCGATCAACGGCAACGCATTTGCCGGAGCGAGCGGTCTGCCGATCGTCATCCAAAATTCCGGCAATAACGTGATTATTCAAAGCGGCACAGTCCTGAACCTCACGCTGAAATAG
- a CDS encoding Peptidase (C39-family, bacteriocin processing): protein MPTKQIIGCMVAALLSIGTGVMAATVEVTPGVGSRMLLQIWSMRELKVRSVILQKYDYSCGSAAVATLLTYHYDHPLTEETAFRTMFDHGNQDKIQKEGFSFLDMKRFLEARGYPADGFQVSLDDLSKAGIPAIVLMVDNGYHHFVVVKGMRGNTVLIGDPAVGLRVVPREQFEASWPSRVVFVIHDFPTRGEFNTARDWSVRPTSPLGRPLSPDTLNNAVLFRPGGRDF, encoded by the coding sequence ATGCCGACAAAACAGATCATTGGATGCATGGTCGCGGCGCTGCTGTCGATCGGGACAGGGGTAATGGCGGCGACGGTCGAGGTGACTCCGGGGGTGGGGAGTCGAATGCTGCTCCAAATCTGGAGCATGCGCGAACTCAAGGTCCGATCCGTCATCCTCCAAAAATATGATTACAGTTGCGGCTCGGCCGCCGTCGCCACCCTCTTAACCTATCACTACGATCATCCCCTTACTGAAGAGACGGCGTTCCGCACGATGTTCGACCACGGTAACCAGGACAAAATCCAGAAAGAGGGGTTTTCGTTCCTGGACATGAAGCGGTTCTTAGAAGCTCGCGGCTATCCTGCAGACGGCTTTCAAGTCTCGTTGGACGATCTCTCGAAGGCCGGCATTCCGGCGATTGTCTTGATGGTAGATAATGGGTATCACCACTTTGTGGTGGTGAAAGGCATGCGTGGCAATACGGTCTTGATCGGTGATCCGGCTGTTGGATTACGGGTGGTGCCACGGGAGCAGTTTGAAGCTTCATGGCCCAGCCGGGTGGTTTTCGTCATTCATGATTTCCCAACGCGCGGGGAATTCAACACAGCCCGTGATTGGAGCGTCCGTCCGACATCTCCACTCGGACGACCGCTCAGCCCGGACACATTGAACAACGCTGTTTTGTTTCGACCAGGAGGGAGGGATTTCTGA